A window of the Corynebacterium minutissimum genome harbors these coding sequences:
- a CDS encoding potassium-transporting ATPase subunit C, translated as MRVYLRNLIAGFVAVLLCVVALGMIYPAAVWGISRITPKSADGNLIYQGECLVGSTQIQDGLEDGPYFFARAEGMSNYGTSSTELEKAIRERREEIAQREGVSVEHVPADAVTGSGSGVDSGISPEYAELQAPRVAREQGMSVEDVKKLIADNTEHASLGFLGEDTVNVTTLNIALPTPTPCS; from the coding sequence ATGCGTGTTTATCTGCGTAATCTCATCGCCGGATTCGTCGCCGTGCTCTTATGCGTCGTCGCGCTGGGCATGATCTATCCGGCCGCGGTGTGGGGAATATCTCGCATCACCCCGAAATCTGCCGATGGAAACCTTATCTACCAGGGTGAATGCCTGGTCGGTTCCACTCAGATTCAGGATGGCTTGGAAGATGGCCCCTACTTCTTCGCCCGCGCGGAAGGTATGAGTAACTACGGCACATCAAGTACGGAGCTAGAGAAGGCCATCCGGGAACGCCGAGAGGAGATTGCTCAGCGCGAAGGCGTATCAGTGGAGCACGTGCCTGCCGATGCCGTTACCGGCTCCGGTTCCGGCGTGGATTCCGGCATCAGTCCTGAGTACGCGGAGCTGCAGGCTCCGCGTGTGGCCCGAGAACAGGGTATGAGCGTCGAAGACGTGAAGAAGCTGATTGCAGACAATACTGAGCATGCCAGCCTGGGTTTCTTGGGCGAGGACACGGTAAATGTGACCACACTCAACATTGCATTGCCCACGCCTACCCCCTGCTCATAA
- a CDS encoding thiolase family protein — MTAYLVSGFRTPVGRYGGALSSVRPDDLMATAIKKTVDEAGLDPSAVDEVIIGNANGAGEENRNVARMSWLLAGFPDTVPGITVNRLCASGMSSIALATALVESGQADVVIAGGVESMSRAPWVMEKPNKPFAKPGQVFDTSIGWRFANPKFAEQEKMTYSMPETAEEVANVFGISREDADAFAVRSQERALAAIEAGKFAREIVPIEVTDRKGNVTVVDTDEGPRPGTTMEVLAKLRPVTSLGDVTTAGNASSLNDGASCVIVASDEALKKHNLTARARVVANSARGVRPEIMGTGPIPATRDVLERAGWELDSVDAIELNEAFASQSIACIRELGLDEDKVNAWGGAIALGHPLGSSGSRITLTLLNRLETDGLSRGIATMCVGVGQGTAIAIERM, encoded by the coding sequence ATGACTGCATACCTGGTATCCGGCTTCCGCACCCCCGTGGGCCGCTACGGCGGCGCACTGTCCTCGGTTCGCCCAGATGATCTCATGGCCACCGCCATCAAGAAGACGGTGGATGAGGCTGGGCTCGACCCCTCCGCGGTGGATGAAGTCATCATCGGCAACGCCAACGGCGCGGGTGAAGAAAACCGCAACGTCGCCCGCATGTCCTGGCTGCTCGCCGGGTTCCCGGACACCGTTCCAGGCATTACGGTCAACCGCCTGTGTGCTTCGGGCATGTCCTCGATTGCCCTGGCCACCGCCCTCGTAGAATCCGGCCAAGCGGATGTTGTCATCGCCGGTGGCGTCGAATCCATGTCCCGTGCCCCCTGGGTCATGGAGAAGCCAAACAAGCCTTTTGCCAAGCCAGGACAGGTTTTTGATACCTCCATTGGCTGGCGCTTTGCCAACCCGAAGTTCGCGGAGCAGGAGAAGATGACCTACTCCATGCCGGAGACCGCCGAGGAAGTGGCCAACGTCTTCGGTATTAGCCGTGAGGACGCCGATGCCTTCGCCGTGCGTTCCCAGGAGCGCGCGCTTGCCGCCATCGAGGCCGGCAAGTTTGCCAGGGAAATCGTGCCCATCGAGGTCACCGACCGCAAGGGCAATGTCACAGTGGTCGACACCGATGAGGGCCCCCGCCCGGGCACCACAATGGAAGTCCTGGCCAAGCTGCGCCCAGTGACCTCCCTGGGTGACGTCACCACGGCGGGTAACGCTTCCTCACTCAACGACGGAGCCTCCTGCGTCATTGTCGCCTCCGACGAGGCCCTCAAGAAGCACAACCTGACCGCACGCGCCCGCGTGGTAGCCAACTCTGCGCGCGGTGTGCGCCCAGAGATCATGGGCACCGGCCCTATCCCGGCGACCCGCGATGTGCTGGAGCGCGCCGGCTGGGAGCTGGATAGCGTGGATGCCATCGAACTCAACGAAGCTTTTGCCTCCCAGTCCATCGCTTGCATCCGCGAGCTGGGCTTGGACGAGGACAAGGTCAACGCCTGGGGCGGCGCCATTGCGCTGGGTCACCCGCTGGGTTCCTCTGGCTCCCGCATCACCTTGACCCTGCTCAACCGCTTAGAAACGGACGGATTGAGCCGCGGCATCGCTACGATGTGCGTGGGCGTGGGCCAGGGCACCGCGATTGCGATTGAGAGGATGTAG
- a CDS encoding response regulator: MTTKKTSIAIVDDDPRLLNTLSINFKARGYEVHQARTGAEGLQVVSQQQPDVVILDMGLPDMDGTVVLEGIRGWSAVPVIILTARSDPLFSAAALDRGADDYVTKPFSMEELLARVRVALRHGSPQSPVRRTEIAVVRAGDIVIDVPHHSITKGGEPLHLTPTEWGVLTTLLRAHGGLVRKEDLLSEIWGPGFEGQGHYLRIYTSQLRRKLEDDPAHPRFLLTEPGLGYRFVAPEPGREEYGYSE, from the coding sequence ATGACGACGAAGAAGACCAGCATCGCCATTGTGGACGATGACCCCCGCCTACTTAATACGTTGAGTATTAACTTCAAGGCTCGTGGCTACGAGGTTCACCAGGCGCGAACAGGCGCAGAGGGACTACAGGTGGTGTCGCAGCAGCAGCCAGACGTTGTGATTTTGGACATGGGGCTGCCGGATATGGATGGCACCGTCGTGTTGGAAGGAATCCGCGGGTGGTCTGCGGTACCGGTCATCATCTTGACGGCGCGCTCCGATCCGCTGTTTAGCGCCGCAGCTCTCGACCGTGGCGCGGACGACTACGTGACCAAGCCCTTCTCTATGGAGGAGCTTCTAGCCCGTGTGCGAGTGGCGTTGCGGCATGGTAGCCCACAGAGTCCGGTGAGGCGCACTGAGATCGCTGTGGTTCGCGCCGGGGATATCGTGATTGACGTTCCGCACCATTCCATCACCAAAGGTGGCGAGCCGCTGCATCTGACACCCACCGAGTGGGGCGTGCTCACCACGCTACTTCGCGCCCACGGTGGCTTGGTGCGCAAGGAGGACCTGCTCTCTGAGATCTGGGGTCCCGGCTTTGAGGGGCAGGGGCACTACCTCCGCATTTACACCTCCCAGTTGAGGCGCAAGTTGGAGGATGACCCCGCCCACCCACGTTTTCTACTCACAGAGCCCGGCTTGGGTTATCGTTTTGTGGCGCCAGAGCCAGGCAGAGAAGAGTACGGTTACTCGGAATAG
- a CDS encoding ATP-binding protein: protein MLTEPTTPPTRVKRGTLKILLGAAPGAGKTCAMLSEAHTLVDQGRDVVVGVVEDHGRAYTKALCEGLEIVPRRAVEGISAGEMDTAAVIQRHPEIVLVDEFAHSNPRGEVHEKRWEDIEQILDAGIDVMSTLNIQHLESLNDVIKQITGIAPQETVPDEVVRAADEIELVDVSPQLLRTRLSDGHVYREARIEPALNNYFRVGNLTALRELALLWLADQVDEALITYRSDQKITETWEARERVVVAIQNVAHAETLIRRGRRIATKSSAELHVVHVVFGDSFTSRSSSVGGSAQQLARLQSLAQDVGARLHQVTGDSVPEALLNFARSVNATQLVVGVSPRRRFGVHWHGTVAETVLRESGSIDCHIVNLPPEKPLPLTRMLHPFRPFPQRAIAWLSSALAFVGLTALLVQADGQDLGTGTCSAFYFALILLVSLLGGLWPAVAVAVASGLAVNWFFTEPIHTFDIADPANAVIAVVMVAIALAVGMLVRRAKIERANAAIAARDAELLTVFSRAALNRRADSSPKDAVMRKVGEAFNCRRAELLDENGDVLATWRAATPARTSKYLHIPEKVRHEQEVDTVVASADGTVQLRLEGPTLSARDRGLVTVVAGYLAGIVRREKLSAEAARADAIAAADELRRALLSSVSHDLRTPLATAKLAVSSLRNADIEFTPEDQDMLLAETAASIEELTGLVTNLLDYSRLTAGAITARRDIVDVAEVANRAIASCAFGHSREQIGRIHLDPSVRGVTCCADTALMERVLANLFDNSLRYAPTGDVTLSAQTTTEQVELIVVDEGPGIPPEKQKELFQAFQRLGDTSNDNGVGLGLSVVQGFVEAMGGSIEVAATPGATFILRFPVAGGEQ, encoded by the coding sequence ATGTTGACCGAACCGACGACACCCCCGACGCGGGTCAAACGCGGCACCCTGAAGATTCTGTTGGGCGCCGCTCCCGGCGCGGGCAAAACCTGCGCCATGCTCAGTGAAGCGCACACGCTGGTCGACCAAGGCCGCGACGTTGTCGTTGGGGTCGTGGAAGACCACGGGCGCGCGTACACCAAGGCCCTGTGCGAGGGGCTGGAGATTGTTCCGAGGCGCGCTGTCGAGGGCATTTCCGCGGGTGAAATGGACACCGCGGCGGTTATCCAGCGGCACCCGGAGATCGTTCTCGTCGATGAGTTCGCGCACTCTAATCCGCGCGGCGAGGTTCACGAGAAGCGGTGGGAAGACATTGAGCAGATCCTGGACGCCGGAATTGACGTCATGTCGACTCTCAATATCCAGCATCTGGAGAGTCTCAATGACGTTATCAAGCAGATCACGGGCATCGCGCCGCAGGAAACGGTGCCGGACGAGGTAGTACGTGCTGCCGATGAGATCGAGCTTGTTGACGTTTCCCCACAGCTGTTGCGCACCCGTCTGAGCGACGGCCACGTGTACCGCGAGGCGCGCATTGAGCCTGCACTCAACAACTACTTCCGCGTGGGAAATCTCACCGCGCTGCGCGAGTTGGCACTGCTGTGGCTAGCGGATCAGGTTGATGAGGCACTCATCACTTATCGCTCGGATCAGAAAATCACCGAAACGTGGGAAGCGCGTGAGCGGGTGGTTGTGGCCATCCAAAACGTTGCCCATGCTGAGACTCTTATCCGACGCGGGCGGCGCATCGCGACAAAATCCTCGGCGGAATTGCACGTGGTCCATGTTGTTTTCGGTGATTCCTTCACCTCTCGTTCCTCCTCGGTGGGGGGATCAGCGCAACAGCTCGCCCGGCTGCAGTCCTTAGCCCAGGATGTGGGCGCACGATTGCACCAGGTTACCGGGGACAGCGTCCCAGAAGCCCTGCTTAATTTTGCCCGGAGTGTCAACGCCACCCAGCTCGTAGTGGGGGTCTCGCCGCGGCGTCGTTTCGGCGTGCACTGGCACGGTACGGTAGCGGAAACGGTGCTGCGTGAATCCGGCTCAATTGACTGTCACATAGTCAACCTTCCCCCGGAAAAACCACTTCCGCTCACACGGATGCTGCATCCTTTCCGCCCCTTCCCGCAGCGCGCCATCGCGTGGCTTAGCTCAGCGTTGGCTTTCGTGGGGCTCACTGCGCTGTTGGTGCAAGCTGACGGCCAGGATTTGGGAACAGGTACTTGTTCCGCGTTCTACTTTGCGCTCATCCTGCTTGTCAGTTTGCTGGGAGGCCTGTGGCCGGCCGTAGCGGTGGCGGTGGCTTCCGGCCTAGCGGTCAACTGGTTCTTCACCGAGCCGATCCATACCTTCGATATTGCTGATCCCGCTAACGCCGTGATCGCCGTAGTCATGGTGGCTATTGCGCTGGCCGTCGGCATGCTCGTGCGCCGCGCCAAGATTGAGCGTGCGAACGCGGCTATTGCTGCGCGTGATGCTGAGCTACTCACGGTGTTTTCCCGCGCCGCCTTGAATCGCCGCGCGGATTCTTCTCCGAAGGATGCCGTGATGCGCAAGGTGGGGGAGGCTTTTAATTGTCGTAGAGCAGAGCTGCTGGATGAAAACGGTGACGTTCTTGCCACCTGGCGCGCAGCTACCCCCGCACGCACTTCGAAATACCTTCATATTCCCGAAAAAGTGCGCCATGAACAGGAAGTGGACACCGTTGTTGCGAGCGCAGATGGCACGGTTCAGCTGCGCCTCGAGGGCCCGACATTGTCTGCTCGTGACCGAGGTCTGGTCACCGTGGTAGCGGGCTATCTCGCAGGCATTGTTCGCCGTGAAAAGCTCTCTGCTGAGGCCGCGCGCGCAGACGCGATAGCCGCTGCTGACGAGTTGCGCCGAGCGCTGCTGTCTAGTGTGAGCCACGACCTGCGTACCCCGCTGGCCACGGCCAAGTTGGCGGTATCCTCGTTGCGCAACGCTGACATTGAATTCACTCCCGAAGACCAGGACATGCTTTTGGCAGAAACTGCGGCGAGCATCGAGGAACTTACCGGATTGGTAACCAATTTGCTGGATTACTCCCGGCTCACAGCCGGCGCCATAACCGCCCGCCGAGACATCGTCGACGTAGCCGAAGTGGCTAATCGCGCCATTGCTTCCTGTGCCTTCGGGCATTCCCGAGAGCAAATTGGGCGCATTCACCTTGACCCTAGCGTGCGTGGAGTTACGTGCTGCGCGGATACGGCGCTCATGGAGCGCGTCTTGGCCAATCTCTTCGATAACTCCTTGCGCTATGCACCAACCGGCGACGTTACCTTGAGCGCCCAGACCACCACCGAACAGGTAGAACTGATCGTTGTCGATGAAGGCCCGGGCATCCCACCGGAGAAGCAGAAGGAACTCTTCCAAGCATTTCAGCGTTTGGGTGATACCAGCAACGACAACGGTGTAGGCCTTGGTCTTTCTGTTGTCCAAGGCTTTGTAGAGGCCATGGGCGGTAGCATCGAGGTGGCTGCCACCCCGGGCGCAACCTTTATATTGCGGTTTCCCGTCGCGGGAGGAGAACAATAA
- a CDS encoding 3-hydroxyacyl-CoA dehydrogenase family protein — MSPVLQVPAKVGVLGGGRMGAGIAHAFLASGASVTVVDINEDAVAAARERVHKAIRGSLDRGAEGTFESWDERLSFSTAASAFAGFDLVVEAVPESMDLKVAAFRDIADAAPQAVVATNTSSLSVSQLAESIPNDVIGLHFFNPVPASKLVEVVVAESTPEALVNTAKGWVEGLGKTAVVVKDAPGFASSRLGVAIALEAIRMVEEGVASPRDIDNAMVLGYKFPIGPLELTDIVGLDVRLGIAEYLESQLGERFSPPQLMRDMVARGELGRKSGKGFYDYSE; from the coding sequence ATGTCCCCAGTACTGCAGGTTCCTGCCAAAGTTGGCGTGCTCGGCGGCGGCCGGATGGGCGCAGGCATCGCGCACGCCTTCCTAGCCTCCGGCGCGTCCGTGACCGTGGTGGATATCAACGAGGATGCCGTTGCCGCCGCTCGCGAGCGCGTGCACAAGGCCATCCGCGGCTCCCTCGACCGCGGGGCGGAAGGCACCTTCGAATCCTGGGATGAGCGGCTCAGCTTTTCCACCGCCGCCTCCGCCTTTGCTGGTTTCGACCTCGTGGTTGAGGCAGTTCCGGAATCAATGGATCTCAAGGTAGCCGCCTTCCGGGATATCGCCGATGCGGCCCCTCAGGCCGTCGTCGCCACGAATACCTCCTCGCTGTCGGTATCGCAGCTGGCGGAAAGCATCCCCAACGACGTCATTGGCCTGCACTTCTTCAACCCGGTCCCAGCTTCCAAGCTGGTGGAAGTGGTGGTTGCCGAGTCCACGCCGGAGGCGCTCGTAAACACCGCCAAGGGCTGGGTCGAGGGCCTGGGTAAGACCGCAGTGGTGGTCAAGGACGCCCCTGGCTTCGCTTCCTCCCGCCTGGGCGTAGCCATTGCGCTTGAGGCCATCCGCATGGTGGAGGAAGGCGTGGCCTCGCCGCGCGATATCGACAATGCCATGGTGCTGGGCTACAAATTCCCCATCGGCCCGCTGGAGCTGACCGATATCGTGGGTCTGGATGTGCGCCTCGGCATCGCTGAATACCTCGAATCCCAGCTAGGTGAGCGCTTTAGCCCACCGCAGCTCATGCGCGACATGGTCGCCCGCGGGGAGCTGGGCCGCAAGTCCGGCAAAGGCTTCTACGACTATTCCGAGTAA
- a CDS encoding enoyl-CoA hydratase/isomerase family protein — MTTAIEISTQGENDEIAVAKLNRPAVRNAIDEQMVREFHELCAQLESEPRILIITGCTVDTPKGPRGIFASGADIAQLRERRREDALRGINSGIFHRIASLPSPVIAAVDGYALGGGLELALAADFRVATPFAKFGQPEAGLGIAAAAGATWRLKECVGTPLAKEILLAGRILNGEEALTNHLVSELHEPDALVDGALALASRIAQQDPLAVRLTKQLISMPDAAHPAVDNIAQAVLFESPAKFERMQAFLDRKK; from the coding sequence ATGACTACTGCCATTGAGATTTCGACGCAGGGCGAGAACGACGAGATTGCCGTCGCCAAGCTCAACCGCCCCGCCGTCCGCAATGCCATCGATGAGCAGATGGTGAGAGAGTTCCACGAGCTCTGCGCGCAGCTCGAGTCCGAGCCCCGCATCCTCATTATCACCGGCTGCACGGTGGATACCCCGAAGGGTCCCCGCGGGATCTTCGCCTCTGGGGCGGATATCGCGCAGCTTCGTGAGCGCCGCCGCGAGGATGCCCTCCGCGGCATAAACTCTGGCATTTTCCACCGCATCGCTTCTCTTCCTTCCCCCGTCATCGCGGCAGTGGATGGCTACGCTCTCGGTGGCGGATTGGAGTTGGCGCTGGCCGCGGACTTCCGGGTTGCCACTCCTTTTGCCAAATTTGGCCAGCCGGAGGCCGGCCTGGGTATCGCCGCCGCCGCGGGGGCCACGTGGCGCCTCAAGGAGTGCGTGGGTACCCCGTTAGCGAAGGAGATTCTGCTGGCCGGACGTATCCTCAACGGCGAAGAAGCCCTGACCAACCACCTGGTCAGCGAGCTGCACGAACCGGACGCGCTTGTCGACGGTGCCCTCGCCCTCGCCTCCCGGATTGCTCAGCAGGACCCGCTGGCCGTGCGCTTGACCAAGCAGCTCATCTCTATGCCTGATGCGGCGCACCCGGCAGTAGACAACATCGCCCAAGCGGTGCTCTTTGAGTCCCCCGCCAAGTTTGAGCGGATGCAGGCCTTCCTGGACCGCAAGAAATAA